One window of the Janthinobacterium sp. PAMC25594 genome contains the following:
- a CDS encoding IlvD/Edd family dehydratase, producing MSETKKKVALRSAEWFGSQDKNGFMYRSWMKNQGIPDHEFHGKPIIGICNTWSELTPCNAHFRQLAEHVKRGILEAGGFPVEFPVFSNGESNLRPTAMLTRNLASMDVEESIRGNPMDAVVLLVGCDKTTPALLMGAASVDIPTIVVSGGPMLNGKLNGKDIGSGTAVWQLHEQMKAGSITLHQFMSAESGMSRSAGTCNTMGTASTMASMAEALGTSLPHNAAIPAVDSRRYVLAHMSGIRIVEMVHEDLRLSKVLTREAFENAIKVNAAIGGSTNAVIHLKAIAGRIGVPLELEDWTKVGRGTPTIVDLLPSGRFLMEEFYYAGGLPAVIRRLGEGDLLPHKNALTVNGKSLWDNCVEAPIYNDEVVRTLDNPLLADGGICVLRGNLAPRGAVLKPSAASPHLMRHRGKAVVFEDFEHYKSRILDPDLDVDANSVLVMKNCGPKGYPGMAEVGNMGLPPKLLAQGITDMVRISDARMSGTAYGTVVLHVAPEAMAGGPLGIVKDGDMIALDCHAGSLNIDISDAEIAERLAKRELGSAPGPKSGYQQLYIEHVLQADEGCDFDFLVGNRGSAVPRHSH from the coding sequence ATGTCTGAGACAAAAAAGAAGGTAGCCCTGCGCTCGGCCGAGTGGTTCGGCTCGCAGGACAAAAATGGCTTCATGTACCGCAGCTGGATGAAAAACCAGGGCATACCTGACCATGAATTTCATGGCAAGCCCATCATCGGCATTTGCAATACCTGGTCCGAACTGACCCCCTGCAACGCGCATTTCCGCCAGCTGGCCGAACACGTCAAGCGCGGCATCCTGGAGGCGGGCGGTTTCCCAGTGGAGTTCCCCGTCTTCTCGAACGGCGAATCGAATTTGCGCCCGACAGCCATGCTGACGCGCAACCTGGCGTCGATGGACGTGGAAGAATCGATCCGCGGCAATCCGATGGACGCCGTCGTGCTGCTGGTCGGCTGCGACAAGACCACGCCGGCATTGCTGATGGGCGCGGCCAGCGTCGACATTCCCACCATCGTCGTCAGCGGCGGCCCCATGCTGAACGGCAAACTGAACGGCAAAGACATCGGTTCCGGCACGGCCGTGTGGCAGTTGCACGAACAGATGAAGGCCGGTTCCATCACCTTGCACCAGTTCATGTCGGCCGAATCAGGCATGTCGCGCTCGGCAGGCACCTGCAACACCATGGGCACGGCCTCGACCATGGCCAGCATGGCGGAAGCGCTGGGCACGTCCCTGCCGCACAACGCGGCCATTCCCGCCGTCGATTCGCGCCGCTACGTGCTGGCGCACATGTCGGGCATCCGCATCGTTGAAATGGTGCACGAAGACCTGCGCCTGTCGAAAGTGCTGACGCGCGAGGCGTTTGAAAACGCCATCAAGGTCAACGCGGCCATTGGCGGTTCCACCAATGCCGTGATCCACCTGAAAGCGATTGCCGGCCGGATCGGCGTGCCGCTGGAGCTGGAAGACTGGACCAAGGTCGGCCGTGGCACGCCGACCATCGTCGACTTGCTGCCGTCGGGCCGTTTCCTGATGGAAGAGTTTTACTACGCGGGCGGCTTGCCGGCCGTGATACGCCGTCTGGGCGAGGGCGATTTGCTGCCGCACAAGAATGCGCTGACCGTCAACGGCAAGTCGCTCTGGGACAACTGCGTCGAAGCGCCGATCTACAACGATGAAGTGGTGCGCACGCTGGACAACCCCTTGCTGGCCGATGGCGGCATTTGCGTGTTGCGCGGCAACCTGGCGCCGCGCGGCGCTGTCTTGAAACCATCGGCCGCCTCGCCGCATCTGATGCGGCACCGCGGCAAGGCCGTCGTCTTCGAAGACTTTGAACATTACAAATCGCGCATCCTCGATCCCGACCTGGACGTCGACGCGAACTCCGTGCTGGTGATGAAAAATTGCGGCCCGAAAGGCTATCCGGGCATGGCCGAAGTGGGCAACATGGGCTTGCCGCCGAAGCTGCTGGCGCAGGGCATCACCGACATGGTGCGCATCTCGGACGCGCGCATGAGCGGCACCGCGTACGGCACCGTCGTGTTGCACGTGGCGCCGGAAGCGATGGCGGGCGGCCCGCTGGGCATCGTCAAGGATGGCGACATGATCGCCCTCGATTGCCATGCGGGCAGCCTGAATATCGACATCAGCGATGCGGAAATCGCCGAGCGCCTGGCGAAACGCGAGCTGGGCAGTGCGCCCGGACCGAAGAGCGGCTATCAGCAGCTGTATATCGAACACGTGTTGCAGGCCGACGAAGGCTGCGATTTCGACTTCCTGGTCGGCAATCGCGGTTCCGCCGTGCCGCGCCACTCACATTAA
- a CDS encoding aldose epimerase family protein: MTPVDSVSVTQAPFGILPDGQHVTVFTLANRQGMQVKVLDFGAIISAIHVPDRDGAFADVVLGFDRLEPYLQNSAFLGAVIGRFGNRIAAGRFSLDGKDYQLAVNNAPNHLHGGNQGFHQVMWQAAPFTTDDAVGVTFTRCSPDGEDGYPGKLDVTLTYELDDDNALSLRYHAVTDQATPINLTNHSYFNLAGQGSILGHELTINADRYLPVDAGAIPTGELADVTGTPFDLRQSAVIGDSITLPHEQLRIGRGYDHNFVLNQQPGQALTLAAMVREPESGRVMQVYTQEPGIQFYSGNFLDGSQHGKRGAHSYRSALCLETQHFPDSPNQAHFPNAILRLGEEYRTVTVYRFSAE, translated from the coding sequence ATGACCCCAGTTGATTCTGTTTCAGTGACGCAAGCGCCATTCGGCATCCTGCCCGATGGCCAGCACGTGACGGTGTTTACCCTGGCGAACCGCCAGGGCATGCAGGTAAAAGTGCTCGACTTTGGCGCCATCATCAGCGCAATCCACGTGCCGGACCGCGACGGCGCCTTCGCCGACGTGGTGCTCGGTTTCGACCGCCTCGAACCGTATTTGCAGAACAGCGCCTTCCTGGGCGCCGTCATCGGGCGTTTCGGCAACCGCATCGCGGCAGGACGTTTCAGTCTGGACGGCAAGGATTACCAGTTGGCCGTGAACAATGCGCCCAATCACTTGCATGGCGGCAACCAGGGCTTTCACCAGGTGATGTGGCAGGCCGCGCCGTTCACGACGGATGACGCCGTGGGCGTGACGTTTACCCGCTGCAGCCCGGACGGCGAAGATGGCTACCCGGGCAAGCTCGACGTGACGCTGACCTATGAACTGGATGACGACAACGCGCTGAGCCTGCGCTACCACGCCGTGACGGACCAGGCCACACCGATCAACCTGACCAACCACAGCTATTTCAACCTGGCGGGGCAGGGCAGTATCCTCGGCCATGAGTTGACGATCAACGCGGACCGCTACCTGCCCGTCGATGCGGGGGCTATCCCCACGGGCGAACTGGCTGATGTGACCGGCACGCCGTTCGACTTGCGCCAAAGTGCCGTCATCGGTGACAGCATCACCCTGCCGCATGAACAGCTCCGCATCGGGCGCGGTTACGACCATAACTTTGTGCTCAATCAACAGCCAGGCCAGGCGTTGACGCTGGCCGCCATGGTGCGCGAGCCGGAATCGGGCAGGGTGATGCAGGTGTACACGCAGGAGCCGGGCATCCAGTTTTATTCCGGTAACTTCCTCGACGGCAGCCAGCACGGCAAGCGGGGTGCCCACAGTTACCGCAGCGCGCTATGCCTGGAAACCCAGCATTTTCCCGATTCGCCGAACCAGGCGCATTTCCCGAATGCCATTTTGCGGCTGGGCGAGGAATACCGGACGGTAACCGTGTACCGGTTTTCCGCCGAGTAA
- a CDS encoding family 43 glycosylhydrolase: protein MADVLKPLIEQRADPHIYRHSDGYYYFTASVPQYDRIELRRADSIAGLAGAPAVDVWHKPETGPYSELVWAPELHFNQGAWYVYFAAAPSREIKDKLFQHRMYAIRNANANPLIGEWEFMGQIDTGIDTFCLDATTFEHDGVLFYLWAQKDVAIEGNSNLYIAPMATPWQLAGPPVMLSKPEFDWEIRGFWVNEGPSVLKRNGKIFISYSASATDENYAMGLLSADDTADLLDPAAWTKSPEPVFATCYEHGIYGPGHNSFTSADDGDGVLLVYHARTYTEIVGDPLWNPDRHTFVKPLRWDAQGMPVFGRSSTL from the coding sequence ATGGCAGACGTCTTGAAACCGCTGATCGAACAACGCGCCGACCCGCATATCTACCGCCACAGCGATGGCTATTATTACTTTACGGCGTCCGTGCCCCAGTACGACCGTATCGAACTGCGCCGCGCCGACAGTATCGCCGGCCTGGCCGGCGCGCCAGCGGTCGACGTGTGGCACAAGCCGGAAACGGGCCCGTACAGCGAACTGGTGTGGGCACCTGAGCTGCACTTCAACCAGGGCGCCTGGTATGTGTATTTCGCCGCCGCGCCGAGCCGCGAAATCAAAGATAAATTGTTCCAGCACCGCATGTATGCGATCCGCAATGCCAACGCCAACCCTTTGATTGGCGAGTGGGAATTCATGGGGCAGATCGATACGGGCATCGACACCTTCTGCCTGGACGCCACCACGTTCGAACACGACGGCGTGCTGTTTTACCTGTGGGCGCAAAAGGATGTGGCCATCGAGGGCAACTCGAACCTGTACATCGCACCGATGGCCACGCCGTGGCAGCTGGCCGGCCCGCCCGTGATGCTGAGCAAGCCGGAATTCGACTGGGAAATCCGTGGCTTCTGGGTCAACGAGGGACCGTCCGTGCTGAAACGCAATGGCAAGATCTTCATCAGCTATTCGGCCAGCGCCACTGATGAAAACTATGCGATGGGCTTGCTGTCGGCCGATGACACGGCCGACTTGCTCGATCCGGCGGCGTGGACGAAGTCGCCCGAGCCCGTGTTTGCCACCTGCTACGAGCACGGCATCTACGGCCCCGGCCACAACAGTTTTACCTCGGCCGACGATGGCGACGGCGTGTTGCTGGTGTACCATGCCCGCACCTACACGGAAATCGTCGGCGACCCCCTGTGGAACCCGGATCGCCACACGTTTGTGAAGCCGCTGCGCTGGGATGCGCAAGGCATGCCCGTGTTTGGCCGCTCATCGACCCTGTAA
- a CDS encoding MFS transporter has protein sequence METQKLSTVEKVGFGAGDMALNVVISSMMLIITFFYTDIYGLKTTDLALLFVAVKVIGAIADLGMGQITDRYSFAAGRYRPYLLWLAVPFGVSVFFVFTTPEWGYDAKLIWAYSTYILMTIMTAGVGIPYISLISGLTSDPHERLSANGYRLFFAKIGAFMVTIVVPILSQRWGGGNPAVGYQAAMAVMAVMGVALFLFCYFTTTERVVHMVEKQSLLEQLKVLLQNDQWLVLCGVCVTGTVGYVVRGSVAIYYAKYYLGGSTETVAAFLTTGVVAAILAMIASTWITKFYCKVKLFRYSQIGVALISLAIYFFVKPSDTVLAFALYFLLSFVVDLHAPVFWSAIAETIDYGQVKTGKRVSGFAFGGISVCQKAGMAVAGFLVGMLLSYFDYQPNHEQTQFALNGIALMLSIIPGFFHLLMGLLMFKYRISDSYYTGVKTEMHKRGYVAA, from the coding sequence ATGGAGACGCAAAAATTATCCACCGTTGAAAAGGTCGGCTTCGGCGCCGGCGACATGGCGCTCAATGTCGTCATCTCGTCGATGATGTTGATCATCACCTTTTTCTATACCGATATCTATGGCTTGAAAACCACGGACCTGGCCCTGCTGTTCGTGGCCGTGAAAGTCATCGGCGCCATCGCCGACCTGGGCATGGGCCAGATCACGGACCGCTACAGCTTTGCCGCAGGCCGTTACCGTCCCTACCTGCTGTGGCTGGCCGTGCCGTTCGGCGTCAGCGTGTTTTTTGTGTTCACCACGCCGGAATGGGGCTATGACGCCAAATTGATCTGGGCGTATTCGACGTATATCCTGATGACGATCATGACGGCCGGCGTGGGCATCCCCTACATCTCGCTGATCAGCGGACTCACCAGCGACCCGCACGAGCGCCTCTCGGCCAATGGCTACCGTTTGTTCTTCGCCAAGATCGGCGCCTTCATGGTGACCATCGTCGTGCCGATCCTGTCGCAGCGCTGGGGCGGCGGCAACCCGGCCGTCGGCTACCAGGCGGCCATGGCCGTGATGGCGGTGATGGGCGTGGCCCTGTTCCTGTTCTGCTATTTCACCACCACCGAGCGCGTCGTGCACATGGTGGAAAAACAATCGCTGCTGGAACAATTGAAGGTGCTGCTGCAGAACGACCAGTGGCTGGTGCTGTGCGGCGTGTGCGTCACGGGCACGGTCGGCTACGTGGTGCGCGGTTCCGTCGCCATCTATTATGCGAAATACTATCTGGGTGGCAGCACGGAAACCGTGGCCGCCTTTCTGACCACGGGCGTGGTGGCGGCCATCCTGGCCATGATCGCCTCGACCTGGATCACCAAGTTTTATTGCAAGGTCAAGCTGTTCCGCTACTCGCAAATCGGCGTCGCGCTGATCAGCCTGGCGATCTACTTTTTTGTGAAGCCGAGCGACACCGTGCTGGCTTTCGCCCTGTATTTCCTGCTCTCCTTTGTGGTGGACTTGCATGCGCCCGTGTTCTGGTCGGCCATCGCGGAAACCATCGATTATGGTCAAGTCAAGACGGGCAAGCGCGTCTCCGGTTTCGCCTTTGGCGGCATCTCCGTCTGCCAGAAGGCGGGCATGGCCGTGGCGGGCTTTTTGGTCGGCATGCTGCTGTCGTATTTCGACTACCAGCCCAACCATGAACAAACGCAATTCGCCCTGAACGGCATCGCCCTGATGCTGTCGATCATCCCCGGCTTCTTTCATTTGCTGATGGGCTTGCTGATGTTCAAGTACCGCATCAGCGACAGCTATTACACGGGCGTGAAAACCGAAATGCATAAGCGCGGCTACGTGGCCGCGTAA
- a CDS encoding TonB-dependent receptor, which translates to MMRNATGPLAATFPRPFILKAAVAALAGIGLLSTASVWAQDAVAADAGTEPAAEVSVVTVSGVRRSAQNSQQIKMRSDQVIDSIVADDIGKFPDNNVAETLARISGIQIRRDSGEASAVMIRGLRDVTTLLNGRELFTTTGRYVNLADIPATMLQRVDVYKSQGADQVEGGVAGIIDVRTNRPFDFKDFTASVNTRAVYSDKSKATDPNISGMLSNRWKTGIGEVGALLGLSQQQHRYHEERAFSTAPVDKSFLSPGLTGPDQVGLLPIKGDRRRSTANAVLQWRPNADIELYAEGMATRFLLDAESDYFVGLPWWGTPVSATRIAGSNQLQTLTSTNVNTIMSTQANKNQTKTQQFAVGGLWDINPEWRFTSEVASTKSTYAWRNPILDAITVVPNATINTNQNGTLHVDYTGIDLRDPSNYYLKGFFDRYGEDKGSSNDVRADLAYTPSSGGFFKEISVGVRGVKREAESIKSFEGNAEAPDVSGAAFPFGRQSVTSIPGLNCLSEPMSGGGPDYGLKQWYTPCASFLLNNTGTIRQAVTGSGAARAMDPGSFFKDTEKTYSIYTKAKIAFKLGAYPVDGTVGVRVVRTEQSLQGNSSQDGVYTPVISDTASTDVLPSVALKIKLRADLVGRFAAGRTISRPGFAQLNPGVALVNSTETVKATGAGGNPNLKPVTGDNVDAALEWYFAPAGSVTATVFHHKFDGYIQQRIASETIAGKAYDVDRPYNTGAGKLQGLEIGYQQFYDGLPGLLSGLGLQANGTYMSGSTDDETGSHAITGVSRYAYNLVLLYEKDAWSGRLAYNWRSKFIDSYNQGGPGLDLKVAPTAQLDGSLSYKINEQFTVTLDGNNLLDTKFKDYWNEPGVYARDTRRYDRTVGLSLRWKM; encoded by the coding sequence ATGATGCGCAACGCCACCGGCCCGCTCGCGGCCACTTTCCCTCGTCCATTCATTTTGAAGGCAGCCGTTGCGGCATTGGCCGGTATCGGCCTGCTGAGCACGGCTTCGGTCTGGGCGCAGGACGCGGTGGCGGCCGATGCCGGTACCGAGCCTGCGGCGGAAGTGTCGGTGGTGACCGTCAGCGGCGTGCGCCGCTCGGCGCAGAATTCCCAGCAGATCAAGATGCGTTCGGACCAGGTCATCGATTCCATCGTGGCCGACGACATCGGCAAATTCCCTGACAACAACGTGGCCGAAACCCTGGCGCGCATTTCCGGCATCCAGATCCGCCGCGATTCGGGCGAAGCGAGCGCCGTCATGATCCGTGGCTTGCGCGATGTCACGACCCTGCTCAATGGCCGCGAACTGTTCACCACCACGGGCCGCTACGTCAATCTGGCCGACATTCCCGCCACCATGCTGCAGCGCGTCGACGTGTACAAATCGCAGGGCGCCGACCAGGTCGAAGGCGGCGTGGCCGGCATCATCGACGTGCGCACGAACCGCCCGTTCGACTTCAAGGATTTCACGGCCAGCGTGAACACGCGCGCCGTCTACAGCGACAAGTCGAAAGCCACCGACCCGAATATCAGCGGCATGCTGTCGAACCGCTGGAAGACGGGCATCGGCGAAGTGGGCGCGCTGCTGGGCTTGTCGCAGCAGCAACACCGTTACCATGAGGAACGCGCGTTCAGTACGGCGCCCGTGGATAAAAGTTTCCTGTCGCCGGGTTTGACGGGGCCGGACCAGGTGGGCTTGTTGCCGATCAAGGGCGACCGCCGCCGCAGCACCGCCAATGCCGTGCTGCAATGGCGTCCGAACGCCGATATCGAACTGTACGCGGAAGGCATGGCCACGCGCTTCCTGCTCGACGCCGAGTCCGACTACTTCGTCGGCTTGCCATGGTGGGGCACGCCCGTCTCGGCCACCAGGATTGCCGGCAGCAACCAGCTGCAAACGCTGACCTCGACCAACGTCAACACCATCATGTCGACGCAGGCGAACAAGAACCAGACGAAGACGCAGCAGTTCGCCGTGGGCGGCTTGTGGGATATCAACCCGGAATGGCGCTTCACGTCGGAAGTGGCCAGCACCAAAAGCACCTATGCCTGGCGCAATCCGATTCTCGACGCCATCACCGTCGTGCCGAACGCCACCATCAATACCAACCAGAACGGCACCCTGCACGTCGACTACACGGGCATCGATCTGCGAGACCCGTCGAACTACTATCTGAAGGGCTTTTTCGACCGCTACGGCGAAGACAAGGGCAGCTCGAACGATGTGCGCGCGGACCTCGCGTACACGCCGAGCTCAGGCGGCTTTTTCAAGGAAATCAGCGTCGGCGTGCGCGGCGTGAAGCGCGAAGCCGAATCGATCAAGAGCTTCGAGGGCAATGCGGAAGCACCGGACGTGTCCGGCGCCGCGTTTCCGTTCGGCCGCCAGAGCGTGACCTCGATTCCCGGTTTGAATTGCCTGTCGGAACCGATGTCCGGCGGCGGTCCCGACTATGGCTTGAAGCAGTGGTACACGCCGTGCGCCAGCTTCCTGCTCAATAACACGGGGACCATCCGCCAAGCCGTCACGGGCAGCGGCGCGGCGCGCGCCATGGATCCAGGCTCCTTCTTCAAGGATACGGAAAAGACGTATTCGATCTATACCAAGGCGAAGATCGCCTTCAAGCTGGGCGCCTACCCCGTCGATGGCACCGTGGGCGTGCGCGTCGTGCGCACCGAACAAAGCCTGCAAGGCAACAGTTCGCAGGATGGCGTCTACACGCCCGTCATCAGCGACACGGCCAGCACCGACGTGCTGCCCAGCGTAGCCTTGAAAATCAAGCTGCGCGCCGACCTGGTGGGCCGCTTTGCGGCGGGCCGCACCATCAGCCGCCCCGGCTTTGCACAGTTGAACCCGGGCGTGGCCCTCGTCAACTCGACGGAAACGGTGAAGGCGACGGGCGCGGGCGGCAATCCGAATTTGAAACCGGTGACGGGCGACAATGTTGATGCCGCACTGGAATGGTATTTCGCGCCGGCCGGTTCCGTGACGGCCACCGTGTTCCACCACAAGTTCGACGGCTATATCCAGCAACGCATTGCCAGCGAAACCATCGCCGGCAAGGCCTACGACGTGGACCGCCCGTACAACACGGGCGCCGGCAAGCTGCAAGGCCTGGAAATCGGCTACCAGCAGTTTTATGACGGCTTGCCGGGCCTGTTGAGTGGCCTGGGCTTGCAAGCGAACGGCACCTACATGAGCGGCAGCACCGACGATGAGACGGGCAGCCATGCCATCACGGGCGTGTCGCGCTATGCCTACAACCTGGTGTTGCTGTACGAAAAAGATGCGTGGTCGGGCCGCCTGGCCTACAACTGGCGCTCGAAATTCATCGACAGCTACAACCAGGGCGGCCCGGGCCTGGACTTGAAAGTGGCGCCGACGGCGCAGCTTGACGGATCGCTGTCGTACAAGATCAACGAACAGTTCACCGTGACCCTCGATGGGAATAACTTGCTCGATACCAAGTTCAAGGATTACTGGAACGAGCCGGGCGTGTATGCGCGCGATACGCGCCGTTATGACCGCACGGTAGGGTTATCACTGCGCTGGAAAATGTAA
- a CDS encoding site-specific integrase, protein MPTIRKKGEGQYHVQIRKRGYPTQTKTFTKEADARRWAIIIESEMERGVFVSRTEAEATLVKDVLQRFATEILPTKRSEQSDKSRIKTLTEAFGDYRLASLNSTQVARFRDQRLKVVGPQSVIHEINLLNRVLKTATMDWGIALPGGLPTTQVRKPTKPRGRDRRVTEEEITKILEITGSDELRTIVTLAVETGMRRSELASLTWGEIDLKKQTAHLPKTKTDVPRSVPLSKAAIKSLEDFGVKTKGPVFELQAASMSQAFDRACEPHRANIVGARFHDLRHEATSRLFEKGLNVMEVAAITGHKTLDMLKRYTHLRAEDLAKKLN, encoded by the coding sequence ATGCCCACCATCCGTAAAAAAGGCGAAGGCCAGTACCACGTACAAATTCGCAAGCGCGGCTACCCGACCCAGACCAAAACCTTCACCAAGGAAGCTGACGCCAGGCGCTGGGCAATCATCATCGAGTCCGAAATGGAACGCGGCGTGTTCGTATCTCGCACCGAAGCCGAAGCGACACTCGTCAAAGACGTACTGCAACGATTCGCTACCGAAATACTACCAACCAAGCGCAGCGAGCAGTCCGACAAATCTCGCATTAAGACCTTGACGGAAGCATTTGGGGATTACCGCTTGGCCAGTCTGAACTCAACGCAGGTCGCAAGGTTTCGTGACCAACGCTTGAAGGTTGTCGGGCCACAGTCCGTAATTCACGAAATCAATCTACTGAACCGGGTTCTTAAAACCGCCACCATGGACTGGGGTATCGCTCTACCTGGTGGACTCCCAACTACCCAGGTACGCAAACCGACTAAGCCCCGTGGTCGGGATCGTAGGGTAACGGAAGAGGAAATTACCAAGATTCTCGAAATCACAGGCTCTGACGAGTTGCGAACGATTGTTACCTTAGCTGTCGAAACAGGTATGCGCCGGAGCGAACTGGCCTCGCTGACATGGGGCGAGATTGACTTGAAGAAACAGACCGCACATCTACCTAAAACAAAGACCGATGTACCTCGCAGTGTGCCACTATCGAAAGCTGCTATCAAGTCGCTGGAAGACTTTGGTGTAAAGACTAAAGGACCCGTGTTTGAACTTCAAGCGGCGTCAATGAGTCAGGCCTTTGATCGCGCTTGCGAACCACATCGAGCCAACATAGTAGGCGCGCGCTTCCACGATCTACGACACGAAGCAACCAGCCGATTGTTCGAGAAGGGATTGAACGTAATGGAAGTAGCAGCGATAACAGGACATAAAACTCTCGATATGTTAAAGCGCTATACCCATCTTCGAGCAGAGGATTTAGCTAAGAAACTTAATTAA
- a CDS encoding type II toxin-antitoxin system death-on-curing family toxin produces MGDNFIYFDKIHAIAVHDWIIANSGGRSGMENEGLLESPLQMIQNELYYPELEDKLTHLFYSINKNHAFSDGNKRSGIALSAYFLQLNGFGHVVKRFISETENVAVWLADNIIDRDLLRQILCGLIYEEEYSEELKLRILAALEKAERDKEIN; encoded by the coding sequence ATGGGCGATAATTTCATATATTTCGACAAAATCCATGCGATTGCTGTACATGACTGGATTATTGCCAATTCTGGCGGACGCTCAGGTATGGAAAATGAAGGTTTGCTTGAGAGTCCGCTTCAGATGATACAAAACGAACTGTATTATCCTGAGCTAGAAGATAAGTTGACGCATCTGTTCTATTCGATCAACAAAAATCATGCCTTTTCAGATGGAAACAAAAGATCCGGCATTGCTCTGAGCGCATATTTTTTGCAGCTTAATGGTTTCGGGCACGTCGTTAAAAGATTTATTAGCGAAACGGAGAACGTTGCAGTCTGGTTGGCTGATAATATAATTGATAGAGATTTGTTGAGACAAATATTGTGTGGTTTAATATATGAAGAGGAGTACAGCGAGGAATTAAAACTGAGAATTCTAGCTGCACTTGAAAAGGCTGAGCGAGATAAAGAAATTAATTAA
- a CDS encoding DNA-binding protein, whose translation MAHDLTASQSDRQNVLNNRYACQKVQDHLSLPGVQYGGEAFFTKQQLATMFAVSESTIEKYLSTYGDELKANGYVVLKGKKLKEFKDLVGDTVTGYGTLSQLGVFTFRATLNIAMLLTESDAARVMRSRILDIVIDVMAERAGGHTKYINQRDREYLPAAYQEFNYRKMFTDALSNYLDMGSMKFGVYTNKIYQLVFRENASEYKRILKLATHDNLRDTLYAEVLKAIASIENGLACEMKDKSHLLGRKLLPVEVDAMLDGADKNPYLKPIIEDARTKMASRDKGFRDALHEKLEAYIQTVPEGDFERFLGEASKSLEQQLADPETLEVFKRLKDR comes from the coding sequence ATGGCCCATGATCTGACCGCATCCCAGAGTGACCGTCAAAATGTTTTGAACAATCGCTATGCTTGTCAAAAAGTACAGGATCACTTGTCTCTGCCAGGTGTTCAATACGGCGGTGAAGCGTTCTTCACAAAGCAGCAGCTGGCTACGATGTTCGCTGTAAGCGAAAGTACTATTGAGAAATATCTGTCTACTTATGGTGATGAACTTAAAGCAAATGGCTACGTCGTCCTAAAAGGGAAAAAACTCAAAGAATTCAAGGACTTAGTGGGGGATACCGTAACAGGTTACGGTACCCTCTCTCAGCTTGGCGTATTTACCTTTAGAGCAACATTAAACATTGCAATGTTGCTAACTGAAAGTGATGCTGCTCGTGTGATGCGTAGCCGAATCTTAGATATTGTCATAGATGTAATGGCTGAGAGAGCCGGCGGTCATACTAAATATATCAATCAACGAGATCGCGAGTATCTACCAGCTGCGTATCAAGAGTTTAACTATCGAAAAATGTTCACCGATGCTTTGTCGAATTATTTAGACATGGGCTCGATGAAATTCGGTGTTTATACAAATAAGATTTATCAATTGGTTTTTCGAGAAAACGCAAGCGAGTATAAGCGAATTTTGAAACTCGCAACGCATGATAATCTTCGGGATACTCTATATGCTGAAGTTCTCAAAGCGATTGCCAGCATTGAGAATGGATTAGCATGCGAAATGAAAGATAAGTCGCATTTGTTAGGTAGGAAACTTTTACCTGTTGAGGTCGATGCAATGCTTGATGGCGCCGATAAAAATCCCTATCTCAAGCCAATAATTGAAGATGCACGCACAAAGATGGCTAGTCGTGATAAAGGGTTCCGTGATGCGTTACATGAAAAATTAGAAGCCTATATTCAGACGGTTCCCGAAGGAGATTTCGAGCGCTTCTTGGGAGAAGCAAGCAAGTCGTTAGAGCAGCAATTGGCCGATCCAGAGACACTAGAGGTCTTCAAGCGGCTTAAGGATCGATAA
- a CDS encoding HigA family addiction module antitoxin: protein MFKNGMRPVHPGEILVEDYLKPMGLSVRAVALALHVPYSRLSEITKGTRGVSANTALRLERYFGSEAQGWLNLQSAFDLRNAEISVGKVIAKQIKPLSVTELQSIDDGLYYSGSFVSGEIPWSLP from the coding sequence ATGTTCAAGAACGGTATGCGTCCTGTTCATCCAGGCGAGATCCTGGTGGAGGACTACCTCAAGCCCATGGGCCTCAGCGTGCGTGCTGTGGCTTTGGCTCTGCATGTTCCGTACTCGCGTCTCAGCGAGATCACCAAAGGCACGCGTGGCGTGAGTGCTAACACAGCCCTTCGCCTAGAGCGCTATTTTGGTAGCGAGGCTCAAGGCTGGTTGAACCTGCAAAGTGCCTTCGACCTTCGTAACGCCGAGATATCCGTTGGAAAAGTGATCGCCAAGCAGATTAAGCCCTTATCTGTTACTGAGCTTCAATCGATAGACGATGGCCTGTATTACTCTGGCTCTTTCGTGTCAGGAGAGATACCATGGTCTCTCCCGTAA